Proteins from a genomic interval of Rosa chinensis cultivar Old Blush chromosome 2, RchiOBHm-V2, whole genome shotgun sequence:
- the LOC112183342 gene encoding uncharacterized protein LOC112183342 isoform X2, translated as MEHQRDRASSSINCPPLFDGEDYSQWKIMMRAFLYSQDENMWNIVEIGWEHPTKAEDSKKEADVSSTRIPKPRKEWTEEEVRDRNCDFKARNSLFTALSKNERMRISHCDTAKQAWDLLQVTYEGNKKVRGQKLQRLVLEFENMSMAEDESIDDFHARLLNVTSQCRSLDDPVEEHRIVKKFLRSLPPKFQAKQIAIEEAQDLDIYSLDELVGNLKTFEMRLKPNKKDELLKVKESFNKFSIGSEKVSKMMGIGKAHGNKEGLGYNGESCKPLVFVKSVGGENFSSQAQSTSDNKSATKLTVRPEPHEAIQSHQKGFSVSSDMHTSVRQPRYTHNSKFFVPTCHYCGKLGHIRPRCNMLRSVTQNQRKTMGINSHASLQAELKEGLNLIARIAKLASIPVDLETKTKSTWVKKGPKCFSAKIDNCDIPSEYIDATCLLSSCSSRNEFEYVEATCLVALTALADKKGDVWYVDSGCSRHMTGEKSWFVSFSSEFTTGSVTFGDGKKAKVMGKGTVNTPGIPNLQNVLFVEGLHANLISVSQLTDDYEDVNFNKTRCIVTDNNGKNIMGGLRSKDNCYHVRANKSVEVQTCLKAKTSDDVLELWHRRLGHVNFQDLLKLSHKESVRGMPFLSGKPDKMCDGCKVGKQTRASHGAINSSTTTHPLELMHMDLVGPSQTESMGGKKYILVVVDDLSRFTWVNFLREKSDTFESFKGLCKRITNEKHSSNLCIVRVRTDNGTEFKNALFANFFLEYGISHEFSAPITPQQNGVVERKNRVLLDMGRVMLHSAGLTPNLWAEAISTACYTANRAFLRPGTNKTPYELWKGKKPNVSHLRVFGSPCYIYRDREYLGKFDARSDKGIFLGYSLDSRAYRVYNKRTMSVMESYNVSIDDCAVSNVQVNPDEDQPSGSRVNVGLNEETDDSSNDPIFDHPPVLRTGFKQVQKDHSTQDVIGNVHEGIQTRRQVATKNVKEALNDDEWINAMHDELNQFARNDVWYLVPRLSEFNVIGTKWIFRNKSDEHGNVTRNKARLVAQGYKQVEGLDFDETFAPVARLESVRLLLAIACHLHFTLYQMDVKSAFLNGVLQEEVYVEQPQGFKDPSNPDHVYKLKRALYGLKQAPRAWYERLSTHLVSKGYIQGSIDKTLFIKRDNKHVMIAQVYVDDIIFGSTSDSYVKEFTNIMESEFEMSMCGELNYFLGLQVRQLKTGMFLCQTKYAENLVKKFGLEYAKAVTNPMSTSVKLTEDLTGKSVDQTLYRSMIGSLLYLTASRPDISYSVGVCARFQANPKESHLEAVKRIIRYVSGTATCGVYFTFDSNIEIAGYSDADWGGNLKDRKSTSGGCFFIGNNMVAWHSKKQNCISLSTAEAEYVAAGSCCTQMLWMKQMLRDYGFSQGKLTILCDNSSAINISKNPVQHSRTKHIDMRYHFIRDLVERNLLELAFVPTEHQLADLFTKPLDTARFESLRSAIGVLSSATLP; from the exons ATGGAACATCAACGTGACAGAGCCTCTAGCTCCATTAATTGTCCACCTTTGTTTGATGGAGAAGATTACTCACAATGGAAGATTATGATGAGGGCGTTTCTCTACTCTCAAGATGAAAATATGTGGAATATAGTGGAAATTGGTTGGGAACATCCAACCAAGGCAGAAGACTCCAAGAAAGAAGCAGATGTGAGTTCTACAAGAATTCCTAAGCCTAGAAAGGAATGGACTGAGGAGGAGGTTCGTGACAGAAATTGTGATTTCAAGGCACGAAATTCATTATTCACAGCTCTATCCAAGAATGAGAGAATGAGAATTAGCCACTGTGACACTGCCAAACAAGCATGGGATCTTCTCCAAGTCACCtatgaaggaaataaaaaagttaGAGGGCAGAAACTTCAACGGCTAGTCTTGGAATTTGAGAATATGTCAATGGCTGAAGATGAATCAATTGACGACTTTCATGCTCGGCTTCTCAATGTAACTAGTCAATGTCGGAGCTTGGATGATCCAGTTGAGGAGCACCGAATTGTCAAGAAGTTTCTTAGATCTCTTCCTCCAAAATTCCAGGCCAAACAAATTGCTATTGAGGAGGCTCAGGATCTAGATATCTACTCTCTTGATGAACTGGTGGGAAATCTCAAAACTTTTGAGATGAGACTCAAACCGAATAAAAAG GATGAGCTACTTAAAGTCAAGGAAAGTTTCAACAAATTCTCTATAGGGTCAGAAAAGGTTTCTAAGATGATGGGAATTGGCAAAGCTCATGGTAATAAAGAAGGATTAGGTTATAATGGTGAGTCCTGCAAACCCTTGGTGTTTGTAAAAAGTGTGGGAGGTGAAAATTTCTCAAGTCAGGCACAAAGCACTAGTGACAACAAGTCTGCCACCAAATTGACTGTAAGACCAGAACCTCATGAAGCCATTCAATCACATCAGAAAGGTTTTTCGGTAAGTTCTGACATGCACACCTCTGTGCGTCAGCCCAGGTATACTCATAACTCAAAATTTTTTGttcctacttgtcattattgtggaaaattaggacacaTACGTCCTAGGTGCAATATGCTTCGTAGTGTTACTCAAAATCAGAGGAAAACGATGGGTATTAACTCACATGCCTCATTGCAAGCTGAGTTGAAAGAAGGTCTGAATCTAATCGCCAGGATTGCAAAGCTGGCTTCAATCCCCGTGGATCTGGAAACAAAGACAAAATCAACTTGGGTCAAGAAAGGACCCAAATGCTTCTCAGCTAAGATTGATAATTGTGACATACCTTCTGAATACATTGATGCCACGTGTTTGCTTTCCTCTTGCAGCTCTAGAAATGAATTTGAATATGTGGAAGCTACTTGTCTCGTGGCCTTGACTGCACTCGCTGATAAGAAAGGTGATGTCTGGTATGTTGATAGTGGGTGCTCAAGACATATGACCGGTGAAAAGAGTTGGTTTGTGTCTTTTTCAAGCGAATTCACAACCGGATCAGTCACGTTTGGAGATGGGAAAAAGGCCAAGGTAATGGGTAAGGGAACGGTAAATACACCAGGTATTCCTAATCTCCAAAATGTCTTGTTTGTTGAAGGGCTTCATGCAAATCTCATAAGTGTTAGTCAATTAACCGATGATTATGAGGATGTAAATTTTAATAAAACAAGATGTATTGTAACTGATAACAATGGCAAAAATATTATGGGTGGTTTGCGTTCAAAAGATAATTGTTATCATGTACGTGCTAATAAATCTGTTGAAGTGCAGACATGTTTGAAAGCCAAGACATCGGATGATGTTCTTGAACTTTGGCATAGGCGTCTGGGGCATGTAAACTTTCAAGACTTGCTGAAACTCTCACACAAGGAAAGTGTAAGAGGTATGCCTTTTCTGAGTGGTAAGCCAGACAAGATGTGTGATGGTTGCAAGGTAGGTAAGCAAACTCGTGCCTCACATGGAGCAATTAATTCATCCACTACAACTCATCCATTGGAACTTATGCATATGGACCTTGTTGGACCTTCACAAACCGAAAGCATGGGTGGTAAGAAATACATTTTGGTTGTAGTTGATGATTTATCACGTTTTACTTGGGTGAATTTCCTTAGAGAGAAGAGTGATACTTTTGAAAGCTTTAAGGGATTGTGTAAAAgaataacaaatgaaaaacatTCCTCAAACTTATGCATTGTTAGAGTTAGGACTGATAATGGAACTGAATTTAAGAATGCTTTGTTTGCTAATTTTTTTCTTGAGTATGGAATTTCACATGAGTTTTCAGCTCCAATTaccccacaacagaatggtgtagTTGAGAGAAAGAACAGGGTATTGCTAGACATGGGAAGAGTGATGCTACACTCAGCTGGACTTACTCCAAACCTTTGGGCCGAAGCGATTAGCACTGCTTGCTATACTGCAAACCGTGCATTCTTGAGACCAGGTACTAACAAAACTCCATATGAGCTatggaaaggtaagaaacccAATGTAAGTCATCTTCGTGTTTTTGGATCTCCTTGCTATATTTATAGAGATAGAGAATATCTTGGTAAATTTGATGCTAGGAGCGATAAAGGCATATTTCTTGGTTATTCTTTGGATAGTAGAGCTTACAGGGTGTACAACAAGCGAACCATGTCTGTAATGGAATCCTATAATGTATCTATTGATGATTGTGCTGTGAGTAATGTTCAGGTTAATCCAGATGAGGATCAACCCTCAGGAAGCCGAGTAAATGTGGGACTGAATGAAGAAACGGATGATTCCTCAAATGATCCTATTTTTGATCATCCACCAGTTCTAAGAACGGGCTTCAAGCAAGTTCAAAAAGATCATTCTACTCAGGACGTCATTGGGAACGTACATGAAGGGATTCAAACCCGCAGACAAGTTGCAACCAAG AATGTTAAGGAGGCCTTGAATGATGATGAATGGATAAATGccatgcatgatgaattgaatcaatttgctaggaatgatgtgtggtatcTTGTGCCTAGGCTCAGTGAATTCAATGTAATAGgtacaaaatggatttttcggAATAAGAGTGATGAGCATGGTAATGTTACTAGGAACAAAGCTAGACTTGTTGCCCAAGGATATAAACAAGTTGAAggacttgattttgatgaaacttttgctcctgttgctagACTTGAATCTGTTAGACTTCTTCTTGCAATTGCTTGTCATCTTCACTTTACATTATATCAAATGGATGTTAAAAGTGCCTTTCTAAATGGTGTGTTACAAGAAGAAGTATATGTTGAACAGCCTCAAGGATTCAAAGATCCTAGCAATCCTGATCATGTGTACAAACTCAAAAGGGCCCTGTATGGATTGAAACAGGCTCCAAGAGCCTGGTATGAGCGTTTGTCTACTCATCTAGTAAGCAAAGGATATATTCAAGGTTCAATTGATAAAACTTTGTTTATTAAAAGAGACAacaaacatgtcatgattgcacaagtttatgttgatgatatcatATTTGGCTCCACTTCTGATTCTTATGTTAAAGAATTCACTAAcatcatggaaagtgaatttgagatGAGCATGTGTGGAGAGCTAAATTACTTTCTTGGACTTCAAGTTCGTCAACTGAAGACAGGTATGTTCCTATGTCAAACTAAATATGCTGAGAATCTTGTTAAGAAATTTGGACTTGAATATGCCAAAGCTGTGACAAATCCTATGAGTACAAGTGTCAAACTTACTGAGGATCTAACAGGTAAGTCTGTTGATCAAACTCTTTACAGAAGTATGATTGGTAGCCTACTGTATCTCACTGCTAGTAGACCTGACATATCTTATAGTGTAGGAGTTTGTGCTCGTTTTCAGGCAAATCCTAAAGAATCTCATTTGGAAGCTGTTAAGCGTATCATAAGATATGTCTCAGGCACTGCCACTTGTGGTGTCTATTTTACATTTGATTCTAATATTGAGATTGCTGGGTATTCTGATGCAGATTGGGGAGGAAATTTGAAGGATCGAAAAAGCACTTCTGGAGGTTGCTTTTTCATTGGAAACAACATGGTAGCCTGGCATAGCAAAAAGCAAAACTGTATATCTCTCTCCACAGCTGAAGCCGAATATGTAGCTGCAGGAAGCTGTTGTACTCAAAtgctttggatgaagcaaatgcttcgAGATTATGGGTTTTCTCAAGGTAAGTTGACTATCTTATGTGATAACTCAAGTGCTATAAATATTTCCAAGAATCCAGTGCAACACTCACGCACTAAGCACATTGACATGAGATATCATTTTATTCGAGATTTGGTTGAAAGGAATTTACTTGAATTAGCATTTGTTCCAACTGAGCATCAATTAGCTGATTTATTCACCAAACCCTTGGATACTGCTCGttttgaatcacttagaagcgCAATTGGTGTTCTAAGTTCTGCAACTCTCCCCTGA
- the LOC112183342 gene encoding uncharacterized protein LOC112183342 isoform X4: MEHQRDRASSSINCPPLFDGEDYSQWKIMMRAFLYSQDENMWNIVEIGWEHPTKAEDSKKEADVSSTRIPKPRKEWTEEEVRDRNCDFKARNSLFTALSKNERMRISHCDTAKQAWDLLQVTYEGNKKVRGQKLQRLVLEFENMSMAEDESIDDFHARLLNVTSQCRSLDDPVEEHRIVKKFLRSLPPKFQAKQIAIEEAQDLDIYSLDELVGNLKTFEMRLKPNKKDELLKVKESFNKFSIGSEKVSKMMGIGKAHGNKEGLGYNGESCKPLVFVKSVGGENFSSQAQSTSDNKSATKLTVRPEPHEAIQSHQKGFSVSSDMHTSVRQPRYTHNSKFFVPTCHYCGKLGHIRPRCNMLRSVTQNQRKTMGINSHASLQAELKEGLNLIARIAKLASIPVDLETKTKSTWVKKGPKCFSAKIDNCDIPSEYIDATCLLSSCSSRNEFEYVEATCLVALTALADKKGDVWYVDSGCSRHMTGEKSWFVSFSSEFTTGSVTFGDGKKAKVMGKGTVNTPGIPNLQNVLFVEGLHANLISVSQLTDDYEDVNFNKTRCIVTDNNGKNIMGGLRSKDNCYHVRANKSVEVQTCLKAKTSDDVLELWHRRLGHVNFQDLLKLSHKESVRGMPFLSGKPDKMCDGCKVGKQTRASHGAINSSTTTHPLELMHMDLVGPSQTESMGGKKYILVVVDDLSRFTWVNFLREKSDTFESFKGLCKRITNEKHSSNLCIVRVRTDNGTEFKNALFANFFLEYGISHEFSAPITPQQNGVVERKNRVLLDMGRVMLHSAGLTPNLWAEAISTACYTANRAFLRPGTNKTPYELWKGKKPNVSHLRVFGSPCYIYRDREYLGKFDARSDKGIFLGYSLDSRAYRVYNKRTMSVMESYNVSIDDCAVSNVQVNPDEDQPSGSRVNVGLNEETDDSSNDPIFDHPPVLRTGFKQVQKDHSTQDVIGNVHEGIQTRRQVATKPQGFKDPSNPDHVYKLKRALYGLKQAPRAWYERLSTHLVSKGYIQGSIDKTLFIKRDNKHVMIAQVYVDDIIFGSTSDSYVKEFTNIMESEFEMSMCGELNYFLGLQVRQLKTGMFLCQTKYAENLVKKFGLEYAKAVTNPMSTSVKLTEDLTGKSVDQTLYRSMIGSLLYLTASRPDISYSVGVCARFQANPKESHLEAVKRIIRYVSGTATCGVYFTFDSNIEIAGYSDADWGGNLKDRKSTSGGCFFIGNNMVAWHSKKQNCISLSTAEAEYVAAGSCCTQMLWMKQMLRDYGFSQGKLTILCDNSSAINISKNPVQHSRTKHIDMRYHFIRDLVERNLLELAFVPTEHQLADLFTKPLDTARFESLRSAIGVLSSATLP, encoded by the exons ATGGAACATCAACGTGACAGAGCCTCTAGCTCCATTAATTGTCCACCTTTGTTTGATGGAGAAGATTACTCACAATGGAAGATTATGATGAGGGCGTTTCTCTACTCTCAAGATGAAAATATGTGGAATATAGTGGAAATTGGTTGGGAACATCCAACCAAGGCAGAAGACTCCAAGAAAGAAGCAGATGTGAGTTCTACAAGAATTCCTAAGCCTAGAAAGGAATGGACTGAGGAGGAGGTTCGTGACAGAAATTGTGATTTCAAGGCACGAAATTCATTATTCACAGCTCTATCCAAGAATGAGAGAATGAGAATTAGCCACTGTGACACTGCCAAACAAGCATGGGATCTTCTCCAAGTCACCtatgaaggaaataaaaaagttaGAGGGCAGAAACTTCAACGGCTAGTCTTGGAATTTGAGAATATGTCAATGGCTGAAGATGAATCAATTGACGACTTTCATGCTCGGCTTCTCAATGTAACTAGTCAATGTCGGAGCTTGGATGATCCAGTTGAGGAGCACCGAATTGTCAAGAAGTTTCTTAGATCTCTTCCTCCAAAATTCCAGGCCAAACAAATTGCTATTGAGGAGGCTCAGGATCTAGATATCTACTCTCTTGATGAACTGGTGGGAAATCTCAAAACTTTTGAGATGAGACTCAAACCGAATAAAAAG GATGAGCTACTTAAAGTCAAGGAAAGTTTCAACAAATTCTCTATAGGGTCAGAAAAGGTTTCTAAGATGATGGGAATTGGCAAAGCTCATGGTAATAAAGAAGGATTAGGTTATAATGGTGAGTCCTGCAAACCCTTGGTGTTTGTAAAAAGTGTGGGAGGTGAAAATTTCTCAAGTCAGGCACAAAGCACTAGTGACAACAAGTCTGCCACCAAATTGACTGTAAGACCAGAACCTCATGAAGCCATTCAATCACATCAGAAAGGTTTTTCGGTAAGTTCTGACATGCACACCTCTGTGCGTCAGCCCAGGTATACTCATAACTCAAAATTTTTTGttcctacttgtcattattgtggaaaattaggacacaTACGTCCTAGGTGCAATATGCTTCGTAGTGTTACTCAAAATCAGAGGAAAACGATGGGTATTAACTCACATGCCTCATTGCAAGCTGAGTTGAAAGAAGGTCTGAATCTAATCGCCAGGATTGCAAAGCTGGCTTCAATCCCCGTGGATCTGGAAACAAAGACAAAATCAACTTGGGTCAAGAAAGGACCCAAATGCTTCTCAGCTAAGATTGATAATTGTGACATACCTTCTGAATACATTGATGCCACGTGTTTGCTTTCCTCTTGCAGCTCTAGAAATGAATTTGAATATGTGGAAGCTACTTGTCTCGTGGCCTTGACTGCACTCGCTGATAAGAAAGGTGATGTCTGGTATGTTGATAGTGGGTGCTCAAGACATATGACCGGTGAAAAGAGTTGGTTTGTGTCTTTTTCAAGCGAATTCACAACCGGATCAGTCACGTTTGGAGATGGGAAAAAGGCCAAGGTAATGGGTAAGGGAACGGTAAATACACCAGGTATTCCTAATCTCCAAAATGTCTTGTTTGTTGAAGGGCTTCATGCAAATCTCATAAGTGTTAGTCAATTAACCGATGATTATGAGGATGTAAATTTTAATAAAACAAGATGTATTGTAACTGATAACAATGGCAAAAATATTATGGGTGGTTTGCGTTCAAAAGATAATTGTTATCATGTACGTGCTAATAAATCTGTTGAAGTGCAGACATGTTTGAAAGCCAAGACATCGGATGATGTTCTTGAACTTTGGCATAGGCGTCTGGGGCATGTAAACTTTCAAGACTTGCTGAAACTCTCACACAAGGAAAGTGTAAGAGGTATGCCTTTTCTGAGTGGTAAGCCAGACAAGATGTGTGATGGTTGCAAGGTAGGTAAGCAAACTCGTGCCTCACATGGAGCAATTAATTCATCCACTACAACTCATCCATTGGAACTTATGCATATGGACCTTGTTGGACCTTCACAAACCGAAAGCATGGGTGGTAAGAAATACATTTTGGTTGTAGTTGATGATTTATCACGTTTTACTTGGGTGAATTTCCTTAGAGAGAAGAGTGATACTTTTGAAAGCTTTAAGGGATTGTGTAAAAgaataacaaatgaaaaacatTCCTCAAACTTATGCATTGTTAGAGTTAGGACTGATAATGGAACTGAATTTAAGAATGCTTTGTTTGCTAATTTTTTTCTTGAGTATGGAATTTCACATGAGTTTTCAGCTCCAATTaccccacaacagaatggtgtagTTGAGAGAAAGAACAGGGTATTGCTAGACATGGGAAGAGTGATGCTACACTCAGCTGGACTTACTCCAAACCTTTGGGCCGAAGCGATTAGCACTGCTTGCTATACTGCAAACCGTGCATTCTTGAGACCAGGTACTAACAAAACTCCATATGAGCTatggaaaggtaagaaacccAATGTAAGTCATCTTCGTGTTTTTGGATCTCCTTGCTATATTTATAGAGATAGAGAATATCTTGGTAAATTTGATGCTAGGAGCGATAAAGGCATATTTCTTGGTTATTCTTTGGATAGTAGAGCTTACAGGGTGTACAACAAGCGAACCATGTCTGTAATGGAATCCTATAATGTATCTATTGATGATTGTGCTGTGAGTAATGTTCAGGTTAATCCAGATGAGGATCAACCCTCAGGAAGCCGAGTAAATGTGGGACTGAATGAAGAAACGGATGATTCCTCAAATGATCCTATTTTTGATCATCCACCAGTTCTAAGAACGGGCTTCAAGCAAGTTCAAAAAGATCATTCTACTCAGGACGTCATTGGGAACGTACATGAAGGGATTCAAACCCGCAGACAAGTTGCAACCAAG CCTCAAGGATTCAAAGATCCTAGCAATCCTGATCATGTGTACAAACTCAAAAGGGCCCTGTATGGATTGAAACAGGCTCCAAGAGCCTGGTATGAGCGTTTGTCTACTCATCTAGTAAGCAAAGGATATATTCAAGGTTCAATTGATAAAACTTTGTTTATTAAAAGAGACAacaaacatgtcatgattgcacaagtttatgttgatgatatcatATTTGGCTCCACTTCTGATTCTTATGTTAAAGAATTCACTAAcatcatggaaagtgaatttgagatGAGCATGTGTGGAGAGCTAAATTACTTTCTTGGACTTCAAGTTCGTCAACTGAAGACAGGTATGTTCCTATGTCAAACTAAATATGCTGAGAATCTTGTTAAGAAATTTGGACTTGAATATGCCAAAGCTGTGACAAATCCTATGAGTACAAGTGTCAAACTTACTGAGGATCTAACAGGTAAGTCTGTTGATCAAACTCTTTACAGAAGTATGATTGGTAGCCTACTGTATCTCACTGCTAGTAGACCTGACATATCTTATAGTGTAGGAGTTTGTGCTCGTTTTCAGGCAAATCCTAAAGAATCTCATTTGGAAGCTGTTAAGCGTATCATAAGATATGTCTCAGGCACTGCCACTTGTGGTGTCTATTTTACATTTGATTCTAATATTGAGATTGCTGGGTATTCTGATGCAGATTGGGGAGGAAATTTGAAGGATCGAAAAAGCACTTCTGGAGGTTGCTTTTTCATTGGAAACAACATGGTAGCCTGGCATAGCAAAAAGCAAAACTGTATATCTCTCTCCACAGCTGAAGCCGAATATGTAGCTGCAGGAAGCTGTTGTACTCAAAtgctttggatgaagcaaatgcttcgAGATTATGGGTTTTCTCAAGGTAAGTTGACTATCTTATGTGATAACTCAAGTGCTATAAATATTTCCAAGAATCCAGTGCAACACTCACGCACTAAGCACATTGACATGAGATATCATTTTATTCGAGATTTGGTTGAAAGGAATTTACTTGAATTAGCATTTGTTCCAACTGAGCATCAATTAGCTGATTTATTCACCAAACCCTTGGATACTGCTCGttttgaatcacttagaagcgCAATTGGTGTTCTAAGTTCTGCAACTCTCCCCTGA